The genomic interval TTGCGAAGATTTCTTAATTCCTCATGTTCCTTTACTTGCTTATCTGTCAACGGCATTCCACTTTCCTGTTTTTGTAGGTATTCCTTTCTCCAGCTCTGTAGAGTATGATAATTTATACCCAGTGATTCCGCTACTTCTTTTATTGTAAATGAACCACTCAATGTCCTTTTTACCGCCTGTTCCTTGAACTCTTCAGAGTATTTTCCTTTCTTTTTCATCGTTTTATTACCTCGTTTTTTGTTAAAAAAGGTGTCTACTATACCGTAACTAGCTCAGGTGCCGCACTAAGGGGACGTATCGATATTGCGAAAATACTTATAGACTCCGGGGCTAAAATTCATGCAAAGAATAAAGGTGATATAACAGCCATCCATATTGCTTATTCTGCCGGGCATAAGGAAACAGCAGAATATTTAATCAGTAAAATGGAATTCACTGTCACCAAAGAAAACACTAATGATACACTCATAAACTGTTCACTCTATGGTAAACTCGATTGTGTAAAAGAAGCCTTGAATAAAGGTGCTGATATAGATGTTGAGATAAAAAAAGAAATCAAGTCTCCTAAGTTCTATGTGAAAAATCAAACCTCCTATCGCCGTAATGCCAATCCATTGACAATATCCGCAAGCGAAGGATATATAGAAGTTCTAAAGTTTTTATTAGAAAAGAAGAATAATCTGACTTCAGAACAACTGAATACGATTCTGATAATTGCAGTAAGCAAAGCCTATACGGACATGATCCAATTGCTTATCGATAAAGGGGCAGATGTTAATACGAAGGCTGAAAATGGTTCCACAGTGCTCATGTTAGCAGCAAGATACGGAAATATAGAAATTGTTAAAATGCTCATAGACAAAGGAGCAGATATGTATGTAAAAGACTATTATAGTGAAACATCAATTTTTCATGCGTATGCTGGCAAGCATAAGGAAATAGCAAAATATTTAATCAGTAAAATGGAATTCACTGTCACCAAAGAAAATGCAAACGATATACTCATAAACTGTTCACTCTATGGCAAACTCGATTGTGTAAAAGAAGCTCTGAATAAGGGAGCTGATATAGAAGTAAAAATTAAATATGAAATTAAGTCCCCCAAATTTTATACAGCAGGTAATAGTCTGACTTACAAGCCTGAGTCAACTCCTCTTTTTTTGGCTTTTAGTGAAGAGAATATAGAAGTAAGAAATTTTCTTATTAAAAAAGGAGCTAATGTGAATGCGAAAGACAATAAAGGAGAAACGATACTTGTAAGGGCTGTATATAAAAGAGATGTTGAGACTATAAAATTTCTAATAAAATCCGGAGCTGATATAAGGGTTTTGGATAATTACCCACTTAAAGAAGCTGTGAGATATGGAGATATGGAAGTAATAAAGTTACTCATAAAAAATGGGGTGGATGTAAATGGCGGAAATAAAACTGGATGGCCTCCTCTTATGCTGGCCTCTTCCGGTGAGCATATTGAAGTCGTGAAACTACTTATAGAGAAGGGTGCCGATGTAAACATTAAAAACAGTTACGGAGAAAATTCACTGTCAATATCTCTAAGGTTTCAAAAGCCGGAAATAGCCCGGCTACTCATAGAAAAGGGTGCGAATTTTAATGTAGTGGATAGATATGATGCCTTGCCGATTATGTATACAAGGTATACCAACCTTATAAAGTTACTCATAGACAAAGGAGCTGATGTAAATGCAAGAAATCCTAAGGGAAGAACAGCACTTATGTCGGCTGCATACGGGGGAAATGTAGAAGTAGCAAAGTTACTCATAGACAAAGGAGCTGATGTAAAGGCAAAAGATATAAAAGGAGGAACAGCACTTATGTCAGCCGCATTCAGAGGAAATGTAGAAGTAGCAAAGTTACTCATAGACAAAGGAGCTGATAAAAACGCACAGAATGAAGATAGGCAAACTGCTTTTATGATTGCCTTTAATCAAAGACATATAGAATTTGTTAAATTTCTTTCAGAAAGTGGAATCGATATAAATATAGAAGATAAGTATGGAAAGAAAGTAATTGATTATGCTATATTATCCTATGACTATAATATTTATAAATACTTATCTTTAGAACCTCAACTCTATGAATCTAAAGAAAGAAACTTTAGAAATTATTTATATTTCTTTAAATTATTTAATGCCCTTTATCTTCTTTCTGAAGAACAAAGAAGTGAAATATTGCTTTTGTTAAGGAATCGCTATCTAAAAACACTGAATACAACAGAGGAAGCAGAAAAGAAAATTTGTCCTTCCAGTATCCTTTTCTTTTTAGAAAAATCTTTAGACATTGAAAATAAATCTTATAACGAAGAAGTCGATGATTTCGTTAACTTCAGGAAAATCTTCTCAAAGATTGTATACTCCTCACCATATCTAAACAAGCCACATCCGGATCTAAGTTATTTGGTAGCTATGTATTATTCAAATATTATGAATATAAAATTAGCCGATTATTTCTTAAAACAGGCCAGTAAAAGTAATTCTAATATTTTAAATAAGATAAAGACCAACTTATCTTTTTCTTCTTATATTTATAGTGCTAAGCTTAAAAAAGACAGTTTCTATTTTCAGGAAGAACTAAGAAAAAAAATTCCTTCTTTGCTGATTCAAAATGGACATACAGGATATATCAGTAGTATGCTTTATTCTCCGGATGGAAAAACTCTGGCCACAACTTCAATGGATGGTACAGCTAAGATATGGTCGATAGATGGTAAATTACTTCACACTCTCGAAGGACATGCAGGTGGGGTAAACCACATAGCTTACTCTCCGAATGGAAAGACTCTGGCTACGACTTCAAAGGATGGAACAGCTAAGATATGGTTTCTTGAAGGCAAGCTACTCCATACTTTGAATGGACATAAAAGTGATATAAGCCACATAACTTATTCCCCGGATGGAAAGACTCTGGCTACAGCTTCAAAGGATAGAACAGCTAAGATATGGTCAATAGATGGTAAATTACTTCACACTCTCGAAGGACATGCAGGTGGGGTAAGCCACATAACTTATTCCCAAGATGGAAAGACTCTGGCTACGGCTTCAGAGGATAGAACGGTTAAGGTATGGTCATTTGATGGAAAGCTTTTAAATACCTTCCTTGGACACACAGACTATGTAATATATATAGCTTACTCCCCAGATGGAAAGATTTTGGCTTCGGTTTCCAATGATAAAACAGCTATAATCTGGTCTACTGAAACCGGGCTATTAAAGATTATTAAAGCTCATACCGGAACTGTGAGTTTCTCCCCGGATGGGAAAGTCCTTGCCGCAACTTCAGAGGAAAATATAACTAAGATATGGTCTATAGACGGACAACTTCTTTATACCCTTAAAAATTCTACCGATACAGTAAAGCATGTTGCCTATTCCCCTGCTGGAAAAGTTATTATTACAGTTTCAGAGGAGAATACAGTTAAGATATGGTCAGTAGAAGGAATATTACTCCATACTCTCGAAGAACATGGTGGCTCTATAAACCACATAGTCTGTTCTCCGAATGGAAAGACTCTGGGCACAGCTTCATGGGATGGAACCGTTAAGATATGGTCGATTGAGGGAAAACCCCTTCATACTCTTGGAAGGCATACGGAACAGATGAGTCGTATCATTTATTCTCCTGATGATAATACTCTTATTGCAGATATGGAAAAAAAACAAATTAAGATATGGACAACTAACGGTAAGTCTATACAGACTTTAAATGGATATTTTGATACGATAGATTATATAAGTTATTCTCCTGATGGAAAACGTGTTCTTGCAAGCTCTTATAATACAATCAGGATGTGGTCGATAGATGGTAAATTACTCCGTAATCTAAAGGGACACAAAAGCTATATAAAGCAGATAGCCTATTCTCCCGATGGGAAAAATCTGGCTACCGCTTCAGAGGATACAACGGCAAAAATATGGTCATCTGAAGGAAAATTACTTCATACTCTAAAAGGACACACAGACTATATAAACCAGATAGCCTATTCCCCGGATGGAAAAACTCTGGCCACAGCTTCAAACGACTTTACAATAAGAATATGGTCAATAGATGGAAAACTTATCCATATTCTGAAGAAACATATAGGTTATATAAAACATATAGCCTATTCTCACGATGGAAAATTTTTACTCACAACCTCAAGGGATGGAACAGCTATAATATGGTCGAATGAAGGAAAATTACTGCATACCCTGAAAGGACACGGAAACGAGATAAGCTATGTAAGCTTTCTTCCCGAACAAAAAGCTTTCGCTATAATTTCTATCGATAGAACAATGATAATATGGACAATCAATGGGAATTTAGTTCGAAATATTCAAACCCGGGGAAAATTTGCAAAAATAGATAATCATAAAAATATACTGATTTCTATAGAAGGTTCTGAGGGGAAACTTCACTACTATAACTACCAAACAGGCCAGCATCTTCTTAGCCAGATGCTTTTTAATAACGGTGAATCCATCTCCTATACCCCCGATGGACGATTTGATATAACTGATGAAAAAGTGAAAGCTCTTGTTTCTTACAAGATAGCTGATAAATTCTTAGATCTGCCTGATATAGAAGAACATTATCGTGTACCGGGTTTAGTAAAAAAAGTTCTAAAAGGAGAAATTAAGCCCAGAGATGAAGTAGCAATAGTCGAGATGGTAGAGGACCTGCCGGAAGTGAAAGTTCATTACCCCGGTACAGAAGATTTAGCAAAGGACGAACAGGCAGAGATGATGTTCGAGGTGAAAGGGAAAACAAGAGTAGCGAGGGTAGAAGTCTATGTGAATGGAAATAAGCTCGATACTTCGAAAGTTGAGAGGGAAGAAGACCCATATGGGGAAAGTAAGGACTTACAGAAGCATTTCTCTATGAGGGTCAATGTAAACCTCCTTCCCGGCAATAATGATATTAAGATACTTGCCTATAACGAATATAATATTCCTTCTCCTAAGACTATGGAACTGGTTCGACAGGTTCCCGATAAAGTAAAGCCTCCCAAACTCTTTGTATTAAGTATAGGTGTAAATGAGTATACAAAAGATTCGGCGAGAAATTTGACTTACAGCGTACCCGATGCGGAAGCTATAGCCGAGGCTTTCCAAAAACAAAAAGATGCGGGATTGTATAGCGAAGTTGAAGTAAAGCTTTTGACCTATAAAGATAAAAACAACAGGCCTACAAGAGAGAATATCTTAAAAGCCCTGAATGAGATAATCCAAAAAGCCCACGCAACGGACGTGGTTACGATTTACTACAGCGGTCACGGCATGAGTGCGAGTCATGGAGGAAAGAGTTTATTCTATCTCTTACCGGAAGACTTCGATTGGAGCTTAAACCCGGAATCGGCGATAACGGCCAAGAATAGCGGTGTGGATGCTGACCTGATAGGAGACAAGCTTGCCAAAATCCGTTCTCAGAAAGCAGTGCTCATCATCGATGCCTGTCACTCCGGCAATGTGGGAGTAGCCCTTGCTTCCCGTAGCGATGACAAGAAAGAGGAAACCAAACGTGGTCTGAAACGACTGGCCAACGGAAGCGGACGCTACATTTTTACCAGCTCTGCGGGAGACGAAAAGTCGAGAGAATCTAAAGAACTCGGCCACGGGCTTTATACCTATGTCTTACTCAATGCTTTAGGTTATAAAACCAGAGATAAAAAAGAAGACGCATCAAGCCTTGTAGAGAAAGATGGGATGATATCTATGTCGGAGCTGGGAGCCTACATCCAGTCTAAATTTGCCGAACAGACCAAACCTTTCTTGCAGGACGTTATCCAGACACCTCTGCCCATGCAGAGTCTCGGACGATATGGTTACTCTTCGAGGGTAAATGATTTTCCACTGGTAAAGGTCGTGGGAGAATAATCTTACTTAGATAAATATTTATAAAGTATTGACTTTAAAGTTTTTATCTCGATAGGCTTTGTCATATAATCATTGAGACCACTTTTTAATGCTTTTTCTTTTTGTTCGGAAAAAGCATCTGCTGATAAGGCAATAATCGGAAGGTCTTTTAGCCCCATTTTCTTTCGAATAAATTCTGTTGCTTCCAGTCCTCCCATTATCGGCATTTGCATATCCATAAAAATAATATCCGGTTTTTTATCTTCTTCCAGTAACTTTTGAATCAGTTCGATACCCTCTTTTCCATTCTCTGCAAATACCGCCGTTAAACCGATTAGTTCTAAAAAACCGAATAAAAGGATCTGGTTTAGCTTGTTATCTTCAAAAACTACAATAAGACTATTTGGGTTCAGCTTCAGTTCTAAAGGAATATTTTCATTTCCTTTTCTTCTACTTGCATATTCTCTATTATAAGGAAGCTCTAATGTAAAAGTGCTACCTTCAGT from Leptospiraceae bacterium carries:
- a CDS encoding ankyrin repeat domain-containing protein, which gives rise to MEFTVTKENTNDTLINCSLYGKLDCVKEALNKGADIDVEIKKEIKSPKFYVKNQTSYRRNANPLTISASEGYIEVLKFLLEKKNNLTSEQLNTILIIAVSKAYTDMIQLLIDKGADVNTKAENGSTVLMLAARYGNIEIVKMLIDKGADMYVKDYYSETSIFHAYAGKHKEIAKYLISKMEFTVTKENANDILINCSLYGKLDCVKEALNKGADIEVKIKYEIKSPKFYTAGNSLTYKPESTPLFLAFSEENIEVRNFLIKKGANVNAKDNKGETILVRAVYKRDVETIKFLIKSGADIRVLDNYPLKEAVRYGDMEVIKLLIKNGVDVNGGNKTGWPPLMLASSGEHIEVVKLLIEKGADVNIKNSYGENSLSISLRFQKPEIARLLIEKGANFNVVDRYDALPIMYTRYTNLIKLLIDKGADVNARNPKGRTALMSAAYGGNVEVAKLLIDKGADVKAKDIKGGTALMSAAFRGNVEVAKLLIDKGADKNAQNEDRQTAFMIAFNQRHIEFVKFLSESGIDINIEDKYGKKVIDYAILSYDYNIYKYLSLEPQLYESKERNFRNYLYFFKLFNALYLLSEEQRSEILLLLRNRYLKTLNTTEEAEKKICPSSILFFLEKSLDIENKSYNEEVDDFVNFRKIFSKIVYSSPYLNKPHPDLSYLVAMYYSNIMNIKLADYFLKQASKSNSNILNKIKTNLSFSSYIYSAKLKKDSFYFQEELRKKIPSLLIQNGHTGYISSMLYSPDGKTLATTSMDGTAKIWSIDGKLLHTLEGHAGGVNHIAYSPNGKTLATTSKDGTAKIWFLEGKLLHTLNGHKSDISHITYSPDGKTLATASKDRTAKIWSIDGKLLHTLEGHAGGVSHITYSQDGKTLATASEDRTVKVWSFDGKLLNTFLGHTDYVIYIAYSPDGKILASVSNDKTAIIWSTETGLLKIIKAHTGTVSFSPDGKVLAATSEENITKIWSIDGQLLYTLKNSTDTVKHVAYSPAGKVIITVSEENTVKIWSVEGILLHTLEEHGGSINHIVCSPNGKTLGTASWDGTVKIWSIEGKPLHTLGRHTEQMSRIIYSPDDNTLIADMEKKQIKIWTTNGKSIQTLNGYFDTIDYISYSPDGKRVLASSYNTIRMWSIDGKLLRNLKGHKSYIKQIAYSPDGKNLATASEDTTAKIWSSEGKLLHTLKGHTDYINQIAYSPDGKTLATASNDFTIRIWSIDGKLIHILKKHIGYIKHIAYSHDGKFLLTTSRDGTAIIWSNEGKLLHTLKGHGNEISYVSFLPEQKAFAIISIDRTMIIWTINGNLVRNIQTRGKFAKIDNHKNILISIEGSEGKLHYYNYQTGQHLLSQMLFNNGESISYTPDGRFDITDEKVKALVSYKIADKFLDLPDIEEHYRVPGLVKKVLKGEIKPRDEVAIVEMVEDLPEVKVHYPGTEDLAKDEQAEMMFEVKGKTRVARVEVYVNGNKLDTSKVEREEDPYGESKDLQKHFSMRVNVNLLPGNNDIKILAYNEYNIPSPKTMELVRQVPDKVKPPKLFVLSIGVNEYTKDSARNLTYSVPDAEAIAEAFQKQKDAGLYSEVEVKLLTYKDKNNRPTRENILKALNEIIQKAHATDVVTIYYSGHGMSASHGGKSLFYLLPEDFDWSLNPESAITAKNSGVDADLIGDKLAKIRSQKAVLIIDACHSGNVGVALASRSDDKKEETKRGLKRLANGSGRYIFTSSAGDEKSRESKELGHGLYTYVLLNALGYKTRDKKEDASSLVEKDGMISMSELGAYIQSKFAEQTKPFLQDVIQTPLPMQSLGRYGYSSRVNDFPLVKVVGE